The DNA window AGCTCCCGCTGCTGAAGAACTTCCTGGCCTACACGGCCGGCAGCGGCGCGCAGTCCCAGCTGGAGGGCCTGGGCTACGTGGCCCTGACCTCGGACCAGCAGACCGCGGTCGGCGCGGTCTTCAACGGCCTGAGCTGAACCGGCCCGGCGCCAGCAGGACAGAGCTGAACGATGCGACACGTCGGAGCCGTCGGTGACCACCGATCGGCTCCGACGTGTCGGTGCCGGAACGCCACCGAACCCGGGCCGTCCCGGCTTGTCCGTTTTGGTCTAACGGAATCGAAACCCGCAGTGAACAGAATTCTTCCGGGCCCAGCACTAGCCGTTGGGCGCCCGAGCGACGAGGCAGGACCCGAATGAGCGGCATAGCGCCGACTGCCACCCGGCCCACGCCGCGCCGCGGCGGCTCCGACGCGAACTCCCTGAACTCCGGCACCCGCCGCGGCGACGCCGTCTTCTCCGGCACCGTCCGCGCGGCGGCGATCTTCCTGCTGCTGCTGATGGCGGCGATCGCGATCTTCCTGATCTGGCGCGCCACCAACGCGCTGTCGGTGAACAAGGCCAACGTGCTGACGTACACCGGCCAGTGGGCCCCGGACGACTCCCCGGCGAAGTTCGGCATCGGCGCGGCGGCCTGGGGCACCCTGGTCACCTCCACGATCGCGATCGCGATCGCGGCGCCGGTGGCCATCGGGGTGTCGCTGTTCATCACCCAGTACGCCCCGCGCCGGCTGGCGCAGGCGCTCGGCTTCATCATCGACATGCTCGCCGCGGTCCCGTCGATCGTCTACGGCCTGTGGGGCATCCTGTTCCTGGTGCCGCACATGCAGGGCGCCTCCCAGTTCGTCTCCGACATCCTGGGCTGGATCCCGATGTTCTCCTCGGGCATCTTCGGCCGCTCGGTGTTCACCGCCGGCGTGATCCTGGCGATCATGATCCTGCCGATCATCGCCGCGATCTCCCGCGAGGTCTTCCTGCAGACCCCGCGCGAGCAGGTGGAGGCCGCCTACGCGCTGGGCGCCACCCGCTGGGAGATGATCAAGCTCGCGGTGCTGCCCTACGGCCGCAGCGGCGTGGGCTCGGCGATCGTGCTGGGCTTCGGCCGCGCGCTCGGCGAGACCATCGCGGTCGCCATGGTGCTGTCGGTCAGCTACAACTTCGTCACCAAGTGGCTGCAGCCCGGCGGCAACACCATCGCCGCGAACATCGCGCTGCAGTTCGGCAGCGCGTTCAAGGTCGGCCAGGGCGCCCTGATCGCCTCCGGCCTGGTGCTGTTCGTGGTGACGTTCCTGGTGAACCTGCTGGCCCGGCGGATCACCGCGCGCGCCGGGACCCCTGAGGACGAGCGCTGGAGCCTGTTCTCGGTGTTCCGCGGCGGCCGTGGCCGCTCGATGAGCATGGAGTCCTCCTCCACCGCGAACGTCGAGGCCGCGGACGTGCCGGACCGGCGCGGGGCCTTCGAGGCCAAGGACGATCCCGGCGAGGTGGCCGCGGACGACGCGGCGGGCCGGGCCCGGCCGCGCCGGGCGGCGCACGGCGCGATCGGCGGCGACGTGCTGGTCTCGCCCTCGCCGACGCGCCGGCTGCGCAGCGGGTTCGCCGGCGGGGCCACGGTGGCCACGTTCGTGCTCGCGGTGCTGCCGCTGCTGTCCATCCTGTGGCTGGTGATCTCGCGCGGCGTGCACGCGCTGAACGTCGACTTCCTGACCCACTCGCTGCGCAACATCGACGAGTCCCAGACCGGCGGCGGCGTCTACCACGCCATCCTGGGCACCCTGGAGCAGGCGGGCCTGGCCACGCTGATGGCGGTGCCGATCGGCATCCTGGTCGCGGTGTACCTGGTGGAGTACGGCCGGGGCGTCCTGGCCAAGGCGGTGACGTTCTTCGTGGACGTGATGATGGGCCTGCCCTCGATCGTGGCCGGCCTGTTCATCCTG is part of the Catenulispora sp. EB89 genome and encodes:
- the pstC gene encoding phosphate ABC transporter permease subunit PstC is translated as MSGIAPTATRPTPRRGGSDANSLNSGTRRGDAVFSGTVRAAAIFLLLLMAAIAIFLIWRATNALSVNKANVLTYTGQWAPDDSPAKFGIGAAAWGTLVTSTIAIAIAAPVAIGVSLFITQYAPRRLAQALGFIIDMLAAVPSIVYGLWGILFLVPHMQGASQFVSDILGWIPMFSSGIFGRSVFTAGVILAIMILPIIAAISREVFLQTPREQVEAAYALGATRWEMIKLAVLPYGRSGVGSAIVLGFGRALGETIAVAMVLSVSYNFVTKWLQPGGNTIAANIALQFGSAFKVGQGALIASGLVLFVVTFLVNLLARRITARAGTPEDERWSLFSVFRGGRGRSMSMESSSTANVEAADVPDRRGAFEAKDDPGEVAADDAAGRARPRRAAHGAIGGDVLVSPSPTRRLRSGFAGGATVATFVLAVLPLLSILWLVISRGVHALNVDFLTHSLRNIDESQTGGGVYHAILGTLEQAGLATLMAVPIGILVAVYLVEYGRGVLAKAVTFFVDVMMGLPSIVAGLFILSLWIITLHQYANGFAGALALMILMLPVVIRSSEEMLKLVPDSLREASYALGVPKWRTITRVVIPTALPGIVTGVMLGVARVMGETAPILLVVSYVAYINPNPFSGVQGQATLPTVIYNTYTSSEHASNDRTWSAALLLIIIIMLLNIIARIIAWWKKPGRA